A window of the Salarias fasciatus chromosome 7, fSalaFa1.1, whole genome shotgun sequence genome harbors these coding sequences:
- the taf3 gene encoding transcription initiation factor TFIID subunit 3, translating into MCESYARSLLRVSVAQICQALGWDAVQVTACDLLSDVLHRYIQQLARVCHRYSELYGRTDPVLDDVSQAFRLLGVSLSELEDYVHNLEPVPFVHQTPLFPVSKNNVLQFPQPGVRDAEERKDYIPDYMPPLVSLQEEEEEEEVPPDMGTSAEAMQVALEEDDEEIDEDETVNDENHPLKRHLDSPDAAMGMMPTSKRPRMYPGLSPEWGVEPREPLTSLNPQRVPPGMLPSHDSLDPLSPEMPSGTLPSFRPQPVIPKHSDQKGLTTPGRKPKVSSPGRQRTKSPKGVIPVPVVGSPIHSPKPSKEKKKSPGRTKSPKSPKSPKMSSAKACQPQSKTDIVPKLPLSSLSERMGKENIHMRQNLEDREIAEGTFKKLEPDNTAIDDSIDAVIARACAEREPDPFAFSSGSDSDSNGFSSPRRLTIMEPPTPKGPMGAGNFIKDTSTPLHLQTHPGLGNWTMDDSINEVIRKVNQGGPSAPPPPPQSQMEYVSSGSASPPTPEPLLKVFEEKNKVVSPVDIKKKLKKELKTKMKKKEKDKPKDKEREKEKDKDKSKLKEKNKDKNRDKNKDFSKDAKMPWKEFGAKEDDHFVPRDFPLPEGSLKIKSRDGDVPKKEKEKEKHKDKKKDKEKNKKDKDKRDKGKERSKEDKQKSSLSSFSLSEMPPLFSPSTCLRIPSILTPLPPILQDKEVKSKEKDKKKDKKEKKKKKDKEKDKEREKAKEKEREKEEKRKEKEREKEKRDKEREKEKEKERIRLEKVKSDTSAAVPSPVIPRLTLRVGAGQDKIVISKVVPNSEPKTPAPKIPAAKSGPGSRARTPPLPPVLTPVMPSLPPPPSPLPPVLPPSSSMLAPPPMTPTPVATKTPVRSVVTETVSTYVIVDEWGNQIWICPGCNKADDGSPMIGCDDCDDWYHWPCVGILTAPPEDQQWFCVKCASKKKDKKHKKRKHKPH; encoded by the exons ATGTGCGAGAGCTATGCCCGCTCGCTGCTGCGTGTTTCGGTGGCGCAGATCTGCCAGGCTCTGGGCTGGGATGCGGTTCAGGTCACTGCCTGCGATCTGCTGTCCGATGTGCTGCATCGGTACATCCAGCAACTGGCCAGGGTCTGCCATCGGTACTCCGAGCTGT ACGGAAGAACGGATCCGGTCCTGGACGATGTCAGCCAGGCCTTCAGACTGCTGGGAGTGAGCCTGAGTGAACTGGAGGACTACGTCCATAACCTGGAACCGGTGCCATTCGTCCATCAAACGCCACTCTTCCCAGTCAGCAAAAACAATGTACTGCAGTTTCCTCAGCCGGGAGTCCGAGATGCAGAGGAACGCAAGGATTACATTCCAGATTACATGCCTCCCCTGGTCTCCCTACAAGAAG aagaagaggaggaagaggtcccTCCTGACATGGGGACCTCAGCTGAAGCTATGCAGGTGGCGCTGGAGGAAGATGACGAGGAAATCGATGAAGATGAAACCGTCAACGACGAGAATCATCCGCTAAAAAGACACCTGGATAGTCCCGATGCAGCTATGGGCATGATGCCCACCTCCAAGAGACCGCGCATGTACCCTGGCCTCAGCCCCGAGTGGGGGGTTGAGCCCAGGGAGCCCCTCACCTCCCTCAACCCTCAGCGCGTTCCCCCCGGCATGCTGCCTTCTCACGACAGCCTCGACCCCCTGTCACCCGAAATGCCATCCGGGACGTTGCCTTCCTTCAGACCTCAGCCTGTAATACCAAAACACTCGGATCAAAAGGGCCTGACCACTCCAGGAAGAAAGCCTAAGGTCTCCTCCCCTGGCAGGCAGCGGACTAAATCCCCCAAAGGGGTCATTCCCGTTCCGGTGGTGGGGAGTCCCATCCACTCTCCCAAACCGtcgaaggagaagaagaaatccccGGGGAGGACGAAAAGTCCGAAAAGCCCCAAGAGTCCAAAGATGAGTTCTGCTAAAGCTTGTCAACCCCAGAGCAAGACAGATATCGTGCCTAAGCTGCCGCTGTCTTCTCTGAGTGAGAGGATGGGCAAAGAGAACATCCACATGCGGCAGAATCTAGAAGACCGCGAGATCGCCGAGGGCACGTTTAAGAAACTGGAGCCCGATAATACGGCCATCGACGACTCCATCGATGCCGTGATTGCCAGAGCTTGTGCCGAGCGGGAGCCTGACCCCTTCGCCTTTTCTTCGGGCTCCGATTCCGACAGCAACGGGTTCTCCAGCCCCAGGAGGCTGACCATCATGGAGCCGCCGACACCCAAAGGCCCCATGGGCGCCGGGAACTTCATCAAAGACACGTCGACGCCTCTTCACCTGCAGACGCACCCGGGCCTGGGAAACTGGACCATGGATGACTCCATCAATGAGGTGATTAGGAAGGTCAACCAGGGGGGTCCGTccgccccgccgcccccgcctcaGAGCCAAATGGAGTACGTGTCGTCGGGGTCCGCCTCGCCTCCCACCCCCGAGCCTCTGCTCAAGGTGTTCGAGGAGAAGAACAAGGTGGTGTCGCCGGTAgacatcaagaagaagctgaagaaagagctgaaaaccaagatgaagaagaaggagaaagacaaGCCGAAAGACAAGGAGCGGGAAAAGGAGAAGGACAAAGACAAGTCCAAGCTCAAAGAGAAGAACAAGGACAAGAACAGGGATAAAAACAAGGACTTTTCCAAGGATGCGAAGATGCCCTGGAAGGAGTTCGGAGCGAAGGAAGACGACCACTTTGTTCCGCGAGACTTCCCCCTGCCTGAAGGCTCCCTCAAGATTAAATCAAGAGACGGAGACGTCCccaagaaagagaaggagaaagagaaacacaaagacaagaagaaagataaggagaaaaataaaaaggacaaAGACAAACGGGACAAAGGCAAAGAGAGGAGCAAGGAAGATAAGCAGAAGTCCTCGTTGTCCTCGTTCTCTCTGAGCGAAATGCCACCCCTGTTCAGCCCCTCCACCTGCCTGCGCATCCCCTCCATACTGACCCCTCTGCCTCCCATCCTCCAGGACAAGGAGGTGAAGAGCAAGGAGAAGGACAAGAAGAAGgacaagaaggagaagaagaagaagaaagataaGGAGAAGGACAAGGAGCGGGAGAAGgccaaagagaaggagagggagaaggaggagaagcggaAAGAAAAGGAGCGGGAGAAAGAGAAGCgagataaagagagagaaaaagagaaggagaaggagaggatcCGCTTGGAAAAG GTGAAATCGGACACTTCGGCTGCCGTACCTTCGCCGGTCATCCCCAGACTGACCCTCCGAGTGGGAGCAGGCCAGGACAAGAT TGTTATCAGCAAAGTGGTTCCAAACTCGGAACCCAAGACGCCGGCGCCCAAGATCCCGGCCGCCAAGTCGGGGCCCGGGAGTCGTGCTCGCACGCCCCCGCTGCCGCCCGTGCTCACCCCAGTCATGCCCAGCctgccgccgcccccctcccccctcccaccTGTCCTTCCCCCGTCGTCCTCCatgctggccccgccccctatGACTCCCACGCCCGTCGCCACCAAGACGCCGGTCCGCAGCGTGGTGACGGAGACTGTCAGTACTTACGTG ATTGTAGACGAATGGGGAAACCAGATCTGGATTTGTCCCGGCTGCAACAAAGCTGACGACGGCAGTCCCATGATCGGCTGTGACGACTGTGACGACTGGTATCACTG GCCCTGTGTCGGAATCCTAACGGCGCCTCCCGAGGACCAGCAGTGGTTCTGCGTTAAATGTGCCAGCAAGAAAAAGgacaagaaacacaagaaaagaaaacataaaccACACTGA